In a single window of the Polynucleobacter sp. MWH-UH24A genome:
- a CDS encoding putative toxin-antitoxin system toxin component, PIN family encodes MTHSPVILDTNVLLDIFVFRDERSLPLQQMIRNQERQLIYCQAMHDEFIDVLSRSQFQLSQSHQEAILHQWLNLANQVTLTESAPLRCSDPDDQIFIDLAYQTRPSLLVSKDNALIMLRKRLAGLNIDLQTY; translated from the coding sequence ATGACCCATTCCCCAGTAATTCTTGATACCAATGTTCTTCTGGATATTTTTGTTTTTCGAGACGAGCGTTCACTCCCCTTGCAACAGATGATTCGGAATCAAGAGCGTCAGCTAATTTATTGTCAGGCGATGCACGATGAATTCATCGATGTCCTGAGTCGCTCGCAGTTTCAATTAAGTCAATCTCATCAAGAAGCCATTCTTCATCAATGGCTCAATTTAGCCAATCAGGTAACGCTGACAGAATCTGCACCATTGCGGTGTAGCGATCCCGATGATCAGATTTTTATTGATCTCGCATATCAAACGAGGCCGTCTCTATTAGTGAGTAAAGACAATGCCTTAATAATGCTGCGCAAGCGCTTAGCAGGTCTAAATATCGACCTGCAAACGTATTAA
- a CDS encoding TRAP transporter small permease subunit has translation MKLLQKISYRIDCLSRYAAYLAIGLVLACALVSVGNALSRYLFDISSNAWLELQWYMFAGIVMLGAAHLLCTNGHIRIDLIYLRLSARQRIYLDLFGLLFFVLPFCIVMVVDGWPWFMEAWAIEERSANAGGLIRWPVKLFIPIGFGLLILQTISECIKRVLVLQGNASLNDSYQRPQQ, from the coding sequence ATGAAGTTATTACAAAAAATCTCTTACCGTATTGATTGTCTAAGCCGCTACGCTGCTTATTTGGCGATTGGCTTGGTGCTGGCTTGTGCTCTCGTTTCAGTGGGTAATGCACTATCACGCTACTTATTTGATATCAGTTCAAACGCCTGGCTTGAGCTCCAATGGTATATGTTTGCTGGTATTGTGATGCTTGGCGCAGCTCACTTACTGTGCACCAATGGCCATATACGCATTGATTTAATCTACCTTCGCCTATCAGCTAGGCAGCGTATCTATCTGGATTTGTTTGGCCTGCTATTTTTTGTCTTGCCTTTTTGCATCGTGATGGTAGTCGATGGGTGGCCATGGTTTATGGAGGCCTGGGCGATTGAGGAACGTTCAGCCAATGCTGGCGGATTGATTCGTTGGCCCGTCAAGCTGTTCATACCGATTGGATTTGGACTATTAATCCTGCAAACCATATCCGAATGTATCAAACGTGTTCTGGTATTGCAAGGCAACGCCAGTCTGAACGATTCGTATCAAAGGCCACAGCAATAA
- a CDS encoding SRPBCC family protein, protein MKVIAAAVLLGITFNTYAVSNAYDLHLQVSPTAEQFQIIADFKVGLGLCQAVLFIRDYEAAKNFPGIKESKIISRTGNQILVERVVEEQILLIPVQMRSIVEYKEVSDQVLDFRQVSGDAKYYQGSWRLNPEGDGTRFQYRATIELSSLVPYSIAEYFIRNQMTKRFEAMADSATQRNAQKQFICK, encoded by the coding sequence GTGAAAGTCATTGCTGCTGCAGTATTACTTGGCATCACGTTTAATACATATGCAGTAAGCAATGCCTATGATCTTCACCTCCAGGTAAGTCCGACTGCGGAGCAGTTTCAGATCATTGCAGATTTCAAGGTTGGACTTGGCTTATGTCAAGCCGTTTTGTTTATCCGGGATTATGAGGCTGCAAAAAACTTTCCTGGCATTAAAGAATCCAAAATTATTAGCCGCACCGGCAATCAAATCTTGGTTGAGCGGGTGGTTGAAGAACAAATTCTTTTAATACCAGTGCAAATGCGTTCGATTGTTGAATACAAAGAAGTATCAGACCAAGTACTTGATTTTAGGCAGGTGAGCGGTGATGCCAAATACTATCAGGGTAGTTGGCGCCTTAACCCCGAGGGCGATGGTACGCGTTTTCAATATCGAGCAACGATTGAATTAAGTTCTTTAGTTCCCTATTCAATTGCCGAGTACTTCATTCGAAATCAAATGACAAAACGCTTTGAGGCAATGGCAGATAGCGCAACGCAACGCAACGCACAAAAGCAATTTATCTGTAAATAA